The Dioscorea cayenensis subsp. rotundata cultivar TDr96_F1 chromosome 19, TDr96_F1_v2_PseudoChromosome.rev07_lg8_w22 25.fasta, whole genome shotgun sequence genome includes a window with the following:
- the LOC120250599 gene encoding homeobox-leucine zipper protein HOX12-like, with protein MTKPTTITHLDEKMLLSSLLTSELYSQMPQGENKVRRRRKKAKGDAASSESKKRRLSDEQVKFLEMNFGKERKLESGRKVHLATELGLDPKQVAVWFQNRRARWKNKQMEEEYQRLKSMHDSVVLEKCHLENEVLRLKGRLSEAEEKIRNLSGGPNGAAAVASPSSPPSTVTHQPLYQELGMDGEADLMYINEYNYNNYLMDLSWYGM; from the exons ATGACCAAGCCTACTACCATTACTCATCTTGACGAGAAGATGCTGCTCTCTTCCCTCCTCACCTCTGAACTATACTCACAAATGCCTCAAG GAGAGAACAAGGTGAGAAGAAGGCGAAAGAAGGCGAAAGGCGATGCAGCGAGCAGCGAATCGAAGAAACGGAGGCTCAGTGATGAACAAGTGAAGTTCTTAGAGATGAACTTTGGAAAAGAACGTAAGCTTGAGTCAGGGAGGAAAGTGCACCTGGCTACGGAGCTCGGCCTTGATCCCAAGCAAGTTGCTGTCTGGTTCCAGAACCGGCGTGCCAGATGGAAGAACAAGCAGATGGAGGAGGAGTACCAGAGGCTCAAATCCATGCATGACTCTGTTGTCCTTGAAAAATGCCACCTTGAGAATGAg GTATTGAGGCTCAAGGGGAGACTCTCAGAGGCTGAAGAAAAAATAAGGAATCTCTCAGGAGGCCCAAATGGAGCAGCAGCAGTGGCCAGCCCAAGCTCTCCTCCATCAACAGTAACTCATCAACCTCTGTACCAAGAGCTTGGAATGGATGGAGAAGCTGATCTTATGTACATAAACGAGTACAATTACAATAACTATCTGATGGATTTAAGCTGGTATGGGATGTGA
- the LOC120250268 gene encoding protein BZR1 homolog 1, protein MTSGVGRMPTWKERENNKRRERRRRAIAAKIFSGLRAMGNYKLPKHCDNNEVLKALCAEAGWIVEPDGTTYRKGCKPTPPPPTGAPPLGQSTNISPCSSHHPSPVPSYHASPTSSSFPSPTRVSNPAAVNPSYLLPFLHNLSSLPPLRISNSAPVTPPLSSPTASRPPKIQKPDWDYSAFCHPLFAASAPASPTRARQHFYPATIPECDESDASTVDSGRWVSFQLSTAPASPTFNLVKPLAPVQDTCIGTNANVNASIAEISRGGGTEFEFENRMVKAWEGERIHEVAVDDLELTLGTRKNHG, encoded by the exons atgacTTCAGGAGTGGGGAGAATGCCAACTTGGAAGGAGAGGGAGAATAACAAGAGGAGGGAGAGGAGAAGGAGAGCAATTGCAGCAAAGATATTCTCAGGGTTGAGAGCTATGGGGAACTACAAGCTACCCAAACATTGTGATAACAATGAGGTTCTTAAAGCTCTCTGTGCTGAAGCTGGTTGGATTGTTGAACCAGATGGTACCACCTACCGCAAG GGTTGCAAGCCAACACCACCGCCACCAACCGGTGCACCGCCACTCGGCCAGTCTACTAACATAAGCCCTTGCTCTTCCCACCACCCGAGCCCCGTCCCTTCCTACCATGCCAGCccaacatcatcatcttttCCGAGCCCCACCCGTGTCAGTAACCCTGCCGCCGTCAACCCTTCCTATCTCCTTCCCTTTCTCCATAACCTATCGTCCCTCCCGCCTCTCCGTATCTCCAACAGTGCCCCAGTTACACCACCTCTTTCATCCCCCACTGCTTCCCGCCCGCCTAAAATCCAAAAGCCTGACTGGGATTACTCTGCATTTTGCCACCCTCTATTTGCTGCCTCAGCTCCTGCAAGCCCCACTCGTGCTCGGCAGCACTTCTACCCTGCAACAATTCCTGAATGCGATGAATCTGATGCATCCACTGTCGATTCAGGCCGTTGGGTTAGCTTCCAGCTGAGCACTGCTCCTGCATCCCCCACATTCAATCTAGTTAAGCCTCTTGCACCTGTGCAAGATACTTGCATTGGAACCAATGCCAATGTTAATGCAAGCATAGCGGAGATTTCCCGGGGTGGTGGTACAGAGTTTGAGTTTGAGAACAGGATGGTTAAAGCTTGGGAGGGAGAAAGGATCCACGAAGTTGCCGTTGATGATCTTGAGCTCACACTTGGAACTCGGAAGAATCATGGATGA
- the LOC120249546 gene encoding aminopeptidase P1 — translation MADTLAAIRSLMASHSPPLDALIVPSEDSHQSEYVSERDKRRHFVSGFTGSAGLALITTSGAFLWTDGRYFLQATQQLSDQWKLMKIGEDPTVENWIADNLPKDAAVGVDPWCVSVETAQRWEQAFSKKNQRLIQLSVNLVDEVWKDRPPAQYSPVIVQPLEFAGQAVSDKLVNVREKLTREKAYGIIITALDEVAWLYNIRGNDVDYNPVVHAFAIVTIESAFFYVDKRKVSSEVHNHMVQNGIEIKEYNLVEFDVSLLGSGQLSCSGVGEEVKHLVTWIDPNSCCLKLYSKLSSDQVLMQQSPLALPKALKNPIELDGLRKAHVRDGVAVVQYLVWLDNQMKEICGASGYFLEPKKTCESNKLGYIKLTEVTVSDKLESFRAKQEHFKGLSFPTISSVGPNAAVIHYSPKAETCRELDAESIYLFDSGAQYQDGTTDITRTVHFGTPSNHEKACYTAVLQGHIALDTAVFPNGTTGHALDVLARVPLWKDGLDYRHGTGHGVGSYLNVHEGPHLISFRPYARNVPLQASMTVTNEPGYYEDECFGIRLENVLIVKDANTKFNFGQKGYLSFENITWVPYQKKLMDLTLLNAKEIKWIDSYHSACRQILAPRLNEQERAWLNKATEPIGATA, via the exons ATGGCGGACACGCTGGCGGCCATTCGGTCCCTGATGGCATCCCACTCGCCGCCGCTCGATGCGCTCATCGTTCCCTCGGAGGACAGCCATCAG AGCGAGTATGTGTCGGAGAGGGATAAAAGGCGCCACTTTGTCTCTGGATTCACTGGTAGTGCTG GTTTGGCGCTTATAACAACCAGTGGGGCATTTTTGTGGACTGATGGAAGGTATTTCTTACAAGCAACACAGCAGCTGAGTGATCAGTGGAAGCTCATGAAAATTGGAGAAGATCCAACTGTTGAGAACTGGATAGCTGAC AATCTGCCGAAAGATGCTGCTGTAGGGGTTGACCCATGGTGTGTATCTGTAGAAACTGCTCAGAGATGGGAGCAGGCCTTctcaaagaaaaatcaaagattaaTTCAGTTGTCTGTTAATTTGGTGGATGAAGTTTGGAAAGATCGGCCTCCGGCACAATATTCCCCTGTCATTGTACAGCCTTTGGAATTTGCAGGCCAAGCTGTCTCAGATAAGTTGGTGAATGTGAGAGAAAAACTTACTCGTGAGAAAGCTTATGGTATTATCATTACAGCACTTGATGAG GTTGCTTGGTTATATAATATACGTGGGAATGATGTTGATTACAATCCAGTTGTTCACGCATTTGCCATTGTAACAATAGAGTCTGCTTTCTTTTATGTTGACAAGAGAAAGGTCTCTTCTGAG GTCCATAATCACATGGTTCAAAATGGAATTGAAATCAAGGAGTACAATCTAGTTGAATTTGATGTTAGTTTGCTTGGATCTGGGCAGCTGTCTTGTTCTGGTGTAGGTGAGGAGGTGAAGCATCTTGTCACATGGATTGACCCTAACTCATGCTGCCTTAAGCTGTATTCGAAGCTTTCTTCTGATCAGGTGCTTATGCAGCAGTCACCTTTGGCACTGCCAAAAGCTCTTAAG AATCCAATTGAGCTTGATGGCTTGAGAAAGGCACATGTTCGAGATGGTGTGGCTGTTGTACAATATCTTGTTTGGCTCGATAATCAG ATGAAAGAAATTTGTGGGGCTTCAGGTTACTTCTTGGAACCCAAAAAAACTTGTGAAAGTAACAAATT GGGTTATATCAAATTAACAGAGGTAACTGTAAGTGATAAGTTGGAGAGCTTCCGTGCTAAGCAAGag CATTTCAAAGGCCTGAGTTTTCCGACTATTTCATCTGTTGGGCCAAATGCAGCAGTTATTCATTACTCCCCAAAGGCCGAAACATGTCGAGAACTTGATGCGGagagcatttatttatttgattcagGGGCACAG TATCAAGATGGAACAACTGATATAACAAGGACTGTCCATTTTGGCACACCCTCAAATCACGAGAAAGCATGTTATACTGCT GTCCTCCAAGGCCATATTGCTTTGGACACTGCTGTATTTCCTAATGGAACAACCG GACATGCTCTTGATGTTCTTGCTCGAGTACCATTGTGGAAGGATGGTCTTGATTATAGACATGGGACTGGTCACGGGGTTGGATCATACCTAAATGTTCATGAGG GGCCTCACTTAATTAGTTTTAGACCTTATGCTCGGAATGTGCCATTGCAGGCTTCAATGACTGTGACAAATG AACCTGGATATTATGAGGATGAGTGTTTTGGAATAAGACTGGAAAATGTTCTTATAGTCAAAGATGCTAATACGAAGTTTAACTTCGGACAAAAAGGCTATTTATCTTTCGAAAACATCACATGG GTACCATATCAGAAAAAATTGATGGATCTGACCTTGTTGAATGCTAAAGAAATCAAGTGGATCGATTCATACCATTCTGCTTGCCGACAAATTTTAGCCCCACGTCTCAACGAACAAGAGAGGGCATGGTTGAATAAAGCTACTGAACCAATCGGCGCAACTGCTTGA
- the LOC120249436 gene encoding HVA22-like protein k isoform X3, with protein sequence MALLGAAIPSEVGLRLLLCPFGSNIVIRTACCTVGIGLPVYSTFKAIENRDCSEQHKWLVYWAAYGSFSLAEVFLDKFLCWCPFYYHMKFAFLVWLQLPTTNGSRMIYRRYLRPFLLRHQARLDQLLGATSNEIAKFVVTHQNEIQVLKSVIEKCATTECTQ encoded by the exons ATGGCTCTCCTCGGGGCGGCCATCCCCAGCGAG GTTGGATTGCGGTTGTTACTTTGCCCATTTGGTAGTAACATTGTCATCAGAACTGCTTG CTGCACGGTGGGGATTGGGCTGCCTGTATACTCAACTTTTAAGGCTATAGAGAACAGAGATTGCAGTGAACAGCATAAATGGCTTGTATATTGGGCAG CTTATGGATCTTTCAGTCTTGCTGAGGTTTTTCTGGATAAATTTTTATGTTG GTGCCCATTTTACTATCATATGAAGTTTGCCTTTCTTGTCTGGCTGCAACTACCAACCACTAAT GGATCAAGGATGATTTACAGAAGATATCTGCGTCCTTTTCTGTTGAGACATCAGGCTAGACTTGATCAGCTACTTGGTGCCACCTCCAATGAAATC GCCAAATTTGTTGTCACTCATCAGAATGAAATACAAGTTTTGAAGTCTGTGATTGAAAAGTGCGCCACAACAG AATGTACACAATGA
- the LOC120249436 gene encoding HVA22-like protein k isoform X2 — protein MALLGAAIPSEVGLRLLLCPFGSNIVIRTACCTVGIGLPVYSTFKAIENRDCSEQHKWLVYWAAYGSFSLAEVFLDKFLCWCPFYYHMKFAFLVWLQLPTTNGSRMIYRRYLRPFLLRHQARLDQLLGATSNEIAKFVVTHQNEIQVLKSVIEKCATTGQRMYTMMD, from the exons ATGGCTCTCCTCGGGGCGGCCATCCCCAGCGAG GTTGGATTGCGGTTGTTACTTTGCCCATTTGGTAGTAACATTGTCATCAGAACTGCTTG CTGCACGGTGGGGATTGGGCTGCCTGTATACTCAACTTTTAAGGCTATAGAGAACAGAGATTGCAGTGAACAGCATAAATGGCTTGTATATTGGGCAG CTTATGGATCTTTCAGTCTTGCTGAGGTTTTTCTGGATAAATTTTTATGTTG GTGCCCATTTTACTATCATATGAAGTTTGCCTTTCTTGTCTGGCTGCAACTACCAACCACTAAT GGATCAAGGATGATTTACAGAAGATATCTGCGTCCTTTTCTGTTGAGACATCAGGCTAGACTTGATCAGCTACTTGGTGCCACCTCCAATGAAATC GCCAAATTTGTTGTCACTCATCAGAATGAAATACAAGTTTTGAAGTCTGTGATTGAAAAGTGCGCCACAACAG GACAAAGAATGTACACAATGATGGATTGA
- the LOC120249547 gene encoding probable GMP synthase [glutamine-hydrolyzing], giving the protein MAGAATVRSSVKPRCKPRKEVARSVQKKEAWKEGRGMKSRFVETRLDSSFSSEDSSRSGGSLKKGPGLKSSVKAALNSVRVPSLSLPVLTMNSLRCAWITPFSEPLYVSFHDEEWGVPVHDDRKLFELLVLSMALAELRWPAILSNRDIFRKIFDNFDPQSVAKFDEKKLITIRTSGSTLLSEQKMCAVVENAKQTLKIIEEFGSFNHYFWSFVNHKPIVNGFRYARQVPVKSPKAENISKDLMQRGFRCVGPTVIYSFMQAAGIVNDHLTSCFRFQGCISSHGKEFKPADNETLRDDK; this is encoded by the exons atGGCCGGCGCTGCGACGGTGAGGTCCTCGGTGAAGCCGAGATGCAAGCCACGGAAGGAGGTGGCCAGATCTGTGCAGAAGAAGGAAGCTTGGAAGGAGGGAAGGGGGATGAAGTCTCGGTTTGTGGAAACACGGCTTGATTCTTCGTTCTCGTCTGAGGATTCATCTCGCAGTGGAGGATCCTTGAAGAAGGGACCGGGATTGAAGTCTTCTGTTAAAGCGGCGCTGAACTCCGTGCGTGTGCCGTCGTTATCGTTACCAGTGCTGACCATGAACTCGCTGAGGTGCGCTTGGATCACGCCATTCTCCG AACCTCTCTATGTTTCTTTCCACGATGAAGAATGGGGAGTTCCTGTGCATGATGACCGGAAGCTCTTTGAGCTTCTGGTGTTGTCAATGGCATTGGCCGAACTAAGGTGGCCCGCTATTCTTAGCAACAGAGACATATTCAG GAAAATATTTGACAATTTCGACCCTCAATCTGTTGCAAAGTTTGATGAGAAGAAGCTAATTACAATCAGAACAAGTGGCAGCACTTTGCTATCTGAACAGAAAATGTGTGCAGTTGTTGAGAATGCAAAGCAGACACTTAAG ATCATTGAGGAATTTGGATCATTCAATCACTACTTCTGGAGCTTTGTGAATCACAAACCAATTGTAAATGGATTTAGATACGCACGTCAAGTACCAGTTAAGTCTCCAAAAGCTGAGAACATAAGCAAGGACTTAATGCAAAGGGGCTTCCGATGTGTTGGCCCAActgttatttattcattcatgcAAGCAGCAGGCATTGTTAATGATCATCTAACAAGTTGCTTCAGGTTTCAAGGTTGCATCTCATCACATGGCAAAGAGTTCAAACCAGCAGACAATGAGACACTGAGAGATGATAAGTAA
- the LOC120249435 gene encoding arabinosyltransferase RRA3-like — translation MAARRDGPLMRGAASTPSRRSRLLVAIAVGLLVGCVCAYLYPDGLFRSSSSSLHQTIASINSLQDNSVQCESSERVNMLKSELASLSDKTAELKKQVRDLNMKLQLTERKRDQAQEQFLSLGPQGKAGPFGTVKGLRTNPTVLPDESVNPRLAKILEDIAVQKELIVALANSNVKEMLEVWFENIKRVGIRNYLVVALDDSIEQFCKSKDVPVYRRNPDQDVDSIGKLGGNHAVSGLKFRILREFLQLGYSVLLSDVDIVYLQNPFGHLFRDSDVESMSDGHNNMTAYGYNDVFDEPSMGWARYAHTMRIWVYNSGFFYIRPTSPSIELLDRVATRLSTQKNVWDQAVFNEELFFPSHPGYDGLHASKRTMDMYLFMNSKVLFKTVRKDANLRKLKPVIVHVNYHPDKLPRMKAVVEFYVNGKQTALDPFPDGSEW, via the exons ATGGCTGCCAGGAGGGATGGCCCTCTGATGAGAGGCGCTGCGTCGACGCCTTCTCGCCGCTCCCGGCTTCTCGTGGCCATCGCCGTTGGCCTTCTCGTGGGCTGCGTCTGCGCCTACCTCTATCCCGATGGCCTCTTccgctcttcttcctcttctctccATCAGACCATCGCCTCCATCAATTCTCTTCAG GATAATTCAGTGCAATGTGAGTCTTCTGAGAGAGTAAATATGTTGAAGTCCGAGTTGGCGTCATTATCTGACAAGACCGCAGAACTTAAGAAGCAGGTCAGGGATCTAAATATGAAGCTTCAATTGACTGAACGAAAGAGAGATCAGGCCCAAGAGCAGTTTCTATCTTTGGGACCACAGGGCAAAGCAGGACCTTTTGGCACTGTCAAAGGTCTAAGGACAAATCCAACAGTACTTCCTGATGAATCTGTAAACCCAAGGTTGGCAAAGATACTGGAAGATATTGCTGTTCAGAAAGAGCTTATAGTTGCACTAGCCAATTCCAATGTAAAAGAAATGTTGGAGGTCTGGTTTGAAAATATCAAAAGAGTGGGCATTCGTAATTACCTAGTTGTAGCACTAGATGATAGCATTGAGCAATTCTGCAAATCAAAAGATGTTCCTGTTTACCGAAGAAATCCTGATCAAGATGTTGATTCCATTGGAAAGTTGGGAGGGAATCATGCTGTCTCGGGCTTGAAGTTCCGCATACTGAGAGAGTTTTTGCAGCTTGGTTACAGTGTTCTTCTCTCAGATGTTGACATAGTCTATTTACAAAACCCATTTGGTCATCTTTTCAGGGATTCTGATGTAGAATCCATGAGTGATGGTCACAATAACATGACAGCTTATGGTTATAATGATGTCTTCGACGAGCCTTCAATGGGGTGGGCAAGGTATGCTCATACAATGAGGATTTGGGTTTACAATTCCGGTTTTTTCTATATTAGACCCACAAGTCCGTCAATTGAACTTTTGGATCGAGTCGCAACTCGCCTCTCTACTCAGAAAAATGTATGGGACCAAGCGGTTTTCAATGAGGAGCTGTTTTTCCCCTCGCATCCCGGCTATGACGGCCTTCATGCTTCTAAAAGAACCATGGACATGTATCTCTTTATGAATAGCAAGGTTCTTTTCAAGACAGTGAGAAAAGATGCTAATCTTCGCAAGTTGAAGCCGGTAATCGTCCATGTTAATTACCATCCTGATAAGCTCCCAAGAATGAAAGCTGTTGTTGAATTCTATGTCAATGGAAAGCAAACTGCACTTGATCCTTTCCCTGATGGTTCAGAATGGTAG
- the LOC120250600 gene encoding uncharacterized protein LOC120250600 — translation MDVGLCLPQRSESLSSRGKCWCTVHFPSAWSHSDLRLFLLKMIPVSRIRKLFHSATGDKRLDTVSLKQEKKRHCYGWGTYFRMFFFMPMDKEMLSGCSFSCQWIKKCFQDVLFHANG, via the exons ATGGATGTGGGTTTGTGTCTTCCACAACGAAGTGAGAGCCTTTCATCAAGGGGGAAATGCTg GTGCACTGTGCATTTTCCATCTGCTTGGAGCCATTCAGATTTACGTTTATTCCTCTTGAAAATGATTCCTGTTTCTCGAATTCGTAAGTTGTTCCATTCTGCCACTGGAGATAAAAGGCTTGACACTGTTTCATTGAAACAAGAG AAAAAGAGACATTGCTATGGATGGGGGACCTATTTCAGGATGTTCTTTTTCATGCCAATGGATAAAGAAATGCTTTCAGGATGTTCTTTTTCATGCCAATGGATAAAGAAATGCTTTCAGGATGTTCTTTTTCATGCCAATGGATAA
- the LOC120249436 gene encoding HVA22-like protein k isoform X1: MALLGAAIPSEVGLRLLLCPFGSNIVIRTACCTVGIGLPVYSTFKAIENRDCSEQHKWLVYWAAYGSFSLAEVFLDKFLCWCPFYYHMKFAFLVWLQLPTTNGSRMIYRRYLRPFLLRHQARLDQLLGATSNEIAKFVVTHQNEIQVLKSVIEKCATTASQIVKDIIQPGQTEGRNLNDDPNNPAPNRLQIQNGSNAPQSTSSQSQDQDPDPDSDN, translated from the exons ATGGCTCTCCTCGGGGCGGCCATCCCCAGCGAG GTTGGATTGCGGTTGTTACTTTGCCCATTTGGTAGTAACATTGTCATCAGAACTGCTTG CTGCACGGTGGGGATTGGGCTGCCTGTATACTCAACTTTTAAGGCTATAGAGAACAGAGATTGCAGTGAACAGCATAAATGGCTTGTATATTGGGCAG CTTATGGATCTTTCAGTCTTGCTGAGGTTTTTCTGGATAAATTTTTATGTTG GTGCCCATTTTACTATCATATGAAGTTTGCCTTTCTTGTCTGGCTGCAACTACCAACCACTAAT GGATCAAGGATGATTTACAGAAGATATCTGCGTCCTTTTCTGTTGAGACATCAGGCTAGACTTGATCAGCTACTTGGTGCCACCTCCAATGAAATC GCCAAATTTGTTGTCACTCATCAGAATGAAATACAAGTTTTGAAGTCTGTGATTGAAAAGTGCGCCACAACAG CGAGTCAGATTGTGAAAGACATTATTCAACCAGGACAAACTGAGGGCCGAAATCTAAATGATGATCCCAACAACCCTGCACCCAATCGACTTCAGATCCAAAATGGTTCCAATGCACCCCAATCCACTAGTTCCCAAAGCCAAGACCAAGACCCAGATCCGGATTCTGACAATTGA